The following proteins are co-located in the Macadamia integrifolia cultivar HAES 741 chromosome 3, SCU_Mint_v3, whole genome shotgun sequence genome:
- the LOC122074388 gene encoding uncharacterized protein LOC122074388, giving the protein MNLAHTKLVGSAREWWRTKEKDLKDHGRSPITWEEMKYELAGMCLSKHERRMYFPPPESPLKSSLDFQKPPTGDKSMKELTDHMAILVQYAKEQHEKTPPITEPKSEVEVSVEEIPTISTVKEGLDNDDPIIETYVEEIDIEDIVLEKLELIPQVFAKEITNVEDSMDSTFTTYIDSEDDHVEFIMPPWFFEEKTPHIKDFIPNVPTSLEFCLGMVKAATHMWFPPHHYKIRGRIFSSWGELMQIYHQIGLVFLGISLWLGCMHVGPLVQGFFNVIGHFNSLISYYGLHVLV; this is encoded by the exons ATGAACCTAGCGCATACTAAGCTAGTTGGGTCAGCCCGCGAGTGGTGGAGAACCAAAGAAAAGGATCTAAAAGATCATGGTAGATCTCCCATTACTTGGGAAGAAATGAAGTACGAGTTGGCGGGCATGTGCCTATCTAAACATGAACGAAGaatgtacttccctccaccCGAGTCCCCTTTAAAGTCTTCTTTAGATTTCCAAAAACCACCCACtggtgacaagagcatgaaagaATTAACAGACCACATGGCCATTCTTGTACAATATGCAAAGGAGCAACATGAGAAGACACCTCCCATCACCGAACCAAAGtcagaagttgaggttagtgtggaAGAAATTCCAACAATTTCTACTGTCAAAGAGGGGTTAGACAATGATGATCCCATCATTGAGACTTATGTGGAAGAAATcgacattgaagacattgttctTGAAAAGTTGGAGCTTATCCCTCAAGTCTTTGCCAAGGAGATTACCAATGTTGAGGACTCTATGGATTCAACATTCACTACCTATATTGATTCAGAGGATGATCATGTAGAGTTCATTATGCCaccatggttctttgaagagaaaactCCACACATTAAAGACTTTATCCCCAACGTTCCTACATCACTCgagttttgtttgggaatggttaaaGCTGCTACTCACATGTGGTTTCCCCCTCAtcactacaaaattcgagggcgaattttttcaagctggggagagttgatgcag ATTTATCACCAAATTGGgcttgttttcttaggaataagtctatggttgggttgtatgcatgttgggcctttggtccaagggttttttaatgtaataggccactttaatagttTAATTAGTTACTATGGTTTACATGTTTTGGTCTAg
- the LOC122074906 gene encoding homeobox protein ATH1-like, which translates to MIYNCPLLSLCQMEDGIINPSPEIADRNPMVLDGIPSHLLSDALVQSLILNSRSQIIAGYPLLPTLQGEVMNDLQDDFPMTNHGGIVDSNASISRNLLLNRQAIRNASVRSLHHVNNSELQEQFSGETSLSATSLPNILETSSTLHENLDRVTIYTPTTVPLEDLRIFASNGYNTSDSSYAASMNDKYNRGQGDAELMAPKDCSFPGQLDGKWDVKKSQDGEVLTGKTPMNAFSEPYRFVGCLGPSAWITSNKSNYSADDSYTYRMPNNELSLSLATCQPSITTVPTFSHQCSEISCSGFTRHSLHEVGLGTGLDSEQTCSKSKELSLSYGSYKFFDISHILSGSKYFHVAQQILTEIASYSLGNLDNIRYSSGQIGNGAKISFSSNCPDMREISVDSEESQYSAGAVRSKDQIKFTLQRQEIEAKKTQLQSLLELVDNRFNHCLDEIHTVISAFHAATELDPQIHARFVLQKVSLLYKNLRERITYQILATGEGLCSGRNREGTSFKSSFIQKQWALQQLRRRDDQTWRPQRGLPEKSVSVLRAWMFENFLHPYPKDAEKHLLAIRSGLTRNQVSNWFINARVRLWKPMIEEMYSEMNMRKGRRTGEVTTRVHGNQFRIDYHE; encoded by the exons ATGATATATAACTGTCCTTTGCTCTCCCTTTGTCAAATGGAGGATGGCATAATCAACCCGTCGCCAGAAATTGCTGATCGAAATCCTATGGTTTTAGATGGGATCCCCTCACATTTGTTATCAGATGCACTTGTCCAGTCTCTAATTCTTAATAGCCGAAGCCAGATCATAGCTGGATATCCTTTGCTCCCAACTTTGCAAGGAGAAGTAATGAATGATCTCCAAGATGATTTCCCAATGACAAATCATGGTGGGATTGTTGATTCAAATGCTTCAATATCTAGAAATTTGCTGCTCAATAGACAAGCCATTAGAAATGCCTCAGTCAGAAGTTTGCATCATGTCAACAACAGTGAGCTTCAGGAGCAGTTCAGCGGAGAAACATCTCTTTCTGCTACATCACTTCCTAACATTTTGGAAACATCCAGTACTCTGCATGaaaatcttgatagggtcaCAATTTATACCCCAACAACAGTCCCATTGGAGGATTTGAGGATTTTTGCTTCAAATGGCTACAACACTTCAGATTCATCATATGCAGCCTCTATGAACGATAAATACAATAGAGGACAGGGTGATGCAGAGCTTATGGCGCCGAAGGACTGCAGTTTTCCTGGGCAATTGGATGGTAAATGGGATGTCAAGAAGTCGCAAGATGGTGAGGTGCTTACTGGGAAAACTCCGATGAATGCTTTTAGTGAGCCATATCGTTTTGTTGGTTGCTTAGGCCCCAGTGCTTGGATTACATCTAACAAGTCTAACTACAGTGCGGATGATTCGTACACGTACCGTATGCCTAATAATGAGCTGTCTCTAAGTCTTGCCACATGCCAACCATCTATCACCACTGTACCCACCTTTTCACATCAGTGCTCAGAAATAAGCTGCTCTGGTTTTACTCGGCATTCTTTGCACGAAGTAGGGCTGGGAACGGGATTGGATTCAGAGCAAACCTGTAGCAAGAGTAAGGAGCTTTCCCTGAGTTATGGTTCATATAAATTTTTCGACATCTCACATATTTTGTCGGGATCAAAATATTTCCATGTGGCTCAGCAAATACTCACTGAAATTGCAAGCTATTCGCTTGGAAATCTAGACAACATTAGGTATTCATCAGGACAGATCGGGAATGGGGCgaagatttcattttcttcaaaCTGCCCTGATATGAGAGAGATTTCAGTGGACTCTGAAGAATCTCAGTATTCTGCTGGAGCAGTCAGATCCAAGGATCAAATTAAGTTCACATTGCAAAGACAGGAAATTGAAGCAAAGAAAACTCAACTGCAGTCACTACTAGAACTG GTTGATAACAGATTCAACCACTGTTTGGATGAGATCCATACAGTAATTTCTGCATTTCATGCTGCAACTGAGCTGGATCCTCAGATACATGCCCGTTTTGTTCTTCAAAAAGTCTCCCTCCTATATAAAAACTTAAGGGAGAGAATCACTTATCAAATCCTTGCTACTGGGGAAGGCCTCTGCAGTGGACGTAATAGAGAGGGGACATCTTTCAAGTCATCTTTCATCCAAAAGCAATGGGCTCTCCAGCAGCTGAGGAGAAGAGATGATCAAACGTGGAGACCTCAAAGAGGGCTGCCTGAAAAATCTGTCTCTGTTTTGCGGGCATGGATGtttgaaaactttctccatcC GTATCCGAAAGATGCGGAGAAGCATTTACTTGCAATAAGAAGTGGGTTGACAAGAAACCAG GTCTCCAACTGGTTTATAAATGCACGGGTTCGCCTCTGGAAACCAATGATTGAAGAAATGTACTCAGAAATGAACATGAGAAAGGGTCGTCGGACTGGAGAAGTAACTACTAGAGTCCATGGGAATCAATTTAGGATTGATTATCATGAATGA